The window AATTGCCCTTGAGCAATATCATCTTTAAATGATGCCAAAAAACCACCATCTGGCATGGTATTGGCTATCCCTTTATATAATGGTTGTCGTGTATCAATCCTAGGGTCATAGGCAGGGCAAACTGTAAGTTGATTGACAGGTTTACCTGATAATTCATTGGCACGGCGGTACTTTTTAAAACCAGCTAAAGGATTATCAGTAAAGTTATCAGGCATATTTTGATAAACTTTCCATGTCACACCCGCTTGTTGTAAGCGCTCTGGGTAGGTCGTCCAATCATATCCAAAGATAGATGGTCCAATTGTATCTAAGTCATTGACAACACTGGCAACATTTGCAGCAGTTGGGCCATTGGTTCCAGTCCAAATAAACATACGATTTGAATTTGTTCCTGTATGCATTGCACAGTGATATGCATCACATAGCGTAAAAGCATTCGCTAAGGCAAATTGGAACTCAACTTCTTGTTGTTTGTAATAGCCCATCGACTGGGGTTGCTTGTATTTAACCCAATCTCCCATACGGCCATGATCCCAAGCGAACTGACCATCTGTCCATGAATGTGGTGTTCCACTCACACGTTGAGCATTGCCCTGAGTGCTGTCCAAATGATATGGATAAACTTTGTTTTTATTTGCGTCATATTGCTCCCAAACCTTTCGCTCTTGGCTAAGTGGAATAGTGAAGCGATCACCAAAACCTCGTACTCCTTTCAATGTGCCAAAATAATTGTCAAAAGAACGGTTTTCTTGGGTCAAGATCACCACATGTTTGACATCTTTGATCGTTCCTGTCTCTACTTTAGCATCGATAGCGAGGGCTTTTTGGATACTGAGTGGGAAGCTCGTAAGTGCAGCCGTTCCAAACAAAGCTTTGGTTGAATTCAATAAAAAATCACGACGATTCATAGGTTATATGTCCTTAATTATTATTCTTATGGGGCGCAATGAATTTTGCAGTTTGATGTTGGTGGCTTTGGATTTGGCGTTGTGTTATTGGTATCGCCATTATTATTTTCGTCGCATGCACTTAATAAGAGAAAGCTACTGCTTAACAGGGCAAATAAGAAATATCGCATTTTACTATCCGTTAAAATATTCGTGCAGATAGTCAATACAATGTAAATGACAGTTCAATGATGGATTTATAGCAATTCGATGACATCTTCATCGATAAAAAAAAGGCGGTCTAAAAAAACCAGACCGCCCGCACTATCAACTGGAACTTACCAACCGAGTGCTTGCTGTTGCTTTTGAATCAATTCTGCGATTCCTTTTTCTGCAAGCTCTAACATGGCATTACACTGTTGACGAGTAAACGGTTTATCTTCTGCCGTTCCTTGAATTTCAATAAATTCACCCGCTTGTGTCATCACCACATTTAAATCTGTTTGGCAATTTGAATCTTCTTCGTAGCATAAATCGAGGAGAACTTCGTCTTGATACATTCCCACCGAGATTGCAGCGATCAGACCTTTTAAAGGGTCTTGTTTAATTTTTTTGTTGCTGAGCAATACATTCATTGCATCAACCAAAGCCACTGCTGCACCTGTAATTGCTGCAGTACGCGTTCCGCCATCCGCTTGGATCACATCACAGTCAATCGTAATAGTGTTTTCACCTAACTTCTTCAAATCCACCATGGCACGCAAACTACGACCAATCAAACGTTGAATCTCTTGAGTACGACCACTTTGTTTACCGCGTGCTGCTTCACGATCACTACGGGTATGTGTTGAACGCGGTAACATGCCATATTCAGCAGTCACCCAACCTTGCCCTTGTCCTTTTAAAAATCGTGGAACAGAGTTGTCAATGCTTGCTGTACACAGCACTTTGGTATGACCAAACTCAACCAAAACTGAACCTTCAGCGTAACGGGTATAGTTACGGGTAATTTTTACCTCTCGTAATTGGTCTAATGCTCTCTGGTCAATACGCATAATGATTCCTTAAAACTATGGCACAAAAGTAATTGCGCCATAGTATAGCTCATTTGCCTACCTATTCCGTTTTACTTATTCGTTACAATTCACTCATTTAAGCAAACTTCAATTTTGCTTTCAGTTTGCTTATTGCTTGGGCAAGGTGGCTACCGACATCATTTGGCAATGAACATTTGGCTAAACGAACCCAAACCGTCCAAAACTGCTTCATAAAGTTCGCTTCGTTATAGTTGATACCATATTCAGCACATAACGCTCTGATTTTAGGTGCAACTTCTTCATAACGATTGGCTGGCATATCTGGGAATAAATGGTGTTCAATCTGATGGCTTAAATTACCACTCATAAAGTGCATCCATTTCCCACCGGTGAAGTTACTTGAACCACGAATTTGGCGTAAGTACCATTCAGCCTTGGTTTCATTTTCCGTATTGTCGGCTTCAAAAGTTTCAGCATCTTCGGTGAAGTGACCATTAAAAATCACTGCCGATGACCAAAGATTACGGATAATGTTCGCCACTGCATTTCCAGCTAACACAGGAATAAAGTTAATGGTCGCAATCGCAGGGAAAAATACGTAATCTTTTAGAACTTGGCGTTTGGCTTTTTTACGGAACTCAGCAGCGTCTGCCCATACCTGTTTCCAGGTTTTGGTTTTATAGACTAAAGCATCTTCCAAATGTAAATTTTGTACGCCCACATACCACTGGAAAAAGAACATCAATTGCAATGCCAATGGAATATTCGCCAAGTGACGGACTTCCCATTTCTGATCTTCACTTACGCGTAAAATACCATAGCCGACATCGTGGTCTTTACCAACGATATTGGTGTAAGTATGGTGCATATAGTTATGCGTATAACGCCAGTCATTGCCTGAACAGGTATTGTCCCAATCATAGTCTTCACCACGTAAACTTGGATCATTCAGCCAGTCAAACTGGCCATGCATAACATTGTGTCCAAGCTCCATGTTTTCTACGATTTTAGAAACGCCCAGCATTGCTGTTCCGACTAACCATACAGGTGGAATCCAGCCTCCAAACATCAACATGCTACGTGAAGCAATCTCGGTATAACGCACAAAATTACGTACTTTGTAGATATATTTCGAATCTTGTTCACCAAGGTTTTGCATCACCTCAAGACGAATTGCTTCTACACGACGACCAAACTCTGCAACTTGCTCAGGTGTTAAATGGGCCGATTTGGATGCTGTTTTAAACTCTAATGCCATATTCATTGTGATAATCCTCAATATTTCTTTTTATAGGTCAATCGTGACTGGGCTAAGCGCCTGACTCACACATAATTTGATTGCGCGGTTCGGTTGATCATCAATTTCACCCGTGATCACATTTTGTGTCACGCCGCTGACTTTGGTACAGCTACAGCGGTTACATACACCCATACGGCAACCATGTTGTGGGCGTAAACCTGCTTGTTCTGCACTACTTAGGAGATTCGTCGTTGCAATAAAGTTCTGTTGTGCACGGCGGAAGGTAATCTGTTGAGCTTCATTGGACTGTTCCA is drawn from Acinetobacter suaedae and contains these coding sequences:
- a CDS encoding fatty acid desaturase family protein: MALEFKTASKSAHLTPEQVAEFGRRVEAIRLEVMQNLGEQDSKYIYKVRNFVRYTEIASRSMLMFGGWIPPVWLVGTAMLGVSKIVENMELGHNVMHGQFDWLNDPSLRGEDYDWDNTCSGNDWRYTHNYMHHTYTNIVGKDHDVGYGILRVSEDQKWEVRHLANIPLALQLMFFFQWYVGVQNLHLEDALVYKTKTWKQVWADAAEFRKKAKRQVLKDYVFFPAIATINFIPVLAGNAVANIIRNLWSSAVIFNGHFTEDAETFEADNTENETKAEWYLRQIRGSSNFTGGKWMHFMSGNLSHQIEHHLFPDMPANRYEEVAPKIRALCAEYGINYNEANFMKQFWTVWVRLAKCSLPNDVGSHLAQAISKLKAKLKFA
- the rph gene encoding ribonuclease PH, with the protein product MRIDQRALDQLREVKITRNYTRYAEGSVLVEFGHTKVLCTASIDNSVPRFLKGQGQGWVTAEYGMLPRSTHTRSDREAARGKQSGRTQEIQRLIGRSLRAMVDLKKLGENTITIDCDVIQADGGTRTAAITGAAVALVDAMNVLLSNKKIKQDPLKGLIAAISVGMYQDEVLLDLCYEEDSNCQTDLNVVMTQAGEFIEIQGTAEDKPFTRQQCNAMLELAEKGIAELIQKQQQALGW